In Manis pentadactyla isolate mManPen7 chromosome 3, mManPen7.hap1, whole genome shotgun sequence, a single window of DNA contains:
- the ZNF483 gene encoding zinc finger protein 483 produces the protein MTAISPDPLTLALSEHNKVLRMDTPGDQEAVPREDTADPESFRQRFRWFCYSEVTGPRKALNQLWELCIQWLRPDIHTKEQILEILVFEQFLTILPGEIRIWVKSQHPENSEEVVTLIEDLTQMLEEKEDPVSQDSVVSQEENPEEDKMVSVLPNTESRDSITFKDVVVNFSRGEWRKLEPFQKELYKEVLLENFRNLEFLGFPVSKLDLISQLKWVELPWLLEQEVSEGSRPEDELKESVRNQDVLMEESTLDKIIERYLTGGDYGLKGESRKRYGRLEDRSHKEYSQVAVTQKKSHGRGSKGEEFDPDKSPFGSNFKQNSDIIKHLRVYLRKKSRRYNEGKKPFSFHSDLLTRKEHTGEKPRKCNEGRKVLSHSSSLTEHQKHQKIHLGGKSQKCSSCGVAFTQNSSHTKRKNSSTCEKCWKDLCQDETLNKDEGSETGERTHKCSKCGKAFSYSASLTKHRRIHTGEKPYMCNECGKAFSDSSSLTPHHRTHSGEKPYQCDDCGKSFTLSAHLIKHQRVHTGEKPYKCKECGRPFSDSSSLIQHQRIHTGEKPYTCNNCGKSFSHSSSLSKHQRIHTGEKPYKCGECGKAFRQNSCLTRHQRIHTGEKPYLCNDCGMTFSHFTSVIYHQRLHSGEKPYKCNQCEKAFPTHSLLSRHQRIHTGVKPYKCKECGKSFSQSSSLNEHHRIHTGEKPYECNYCGATFSRSSILVEHLKIHTGRREYECKECEKTFKSNSGLIRHRGFHSGE, from the exons ATGACAGCCATCTCCCCAGACCCTCTAACTCTGGCCTTAAGTGAACACAACAAGGTCCTAAGAATGGATACTCCTGGGGATCAAGAAGCTGTCCCAAGAGAAGACACTGCTGACCCAGAGTCTTTCAGACAGAGGTTCAGGTGGTTTTGTTACTCAGAAGTGACTGGACCTAGAAAAGCCCTGAATCAACTCTGGGAGCTCTGCATTCAGTGGCTGAGGCCAGACATCCACACAAAAGAACAGATTTTAGAAATTCTGGTGTTTGAGCAATTCCTGACCATTCTGCCTGGGGAGATCAGGATTTGGGTAAAGTCACAACATCCTGAGAATAGTGAGGAAGTGGTAACCCTAATAGAGGATTTGACACAAATGCTTGAAGAAAAGGAAG ATCCAGTCTCTCAAGATTCTGTTGTTTCCCAAGAGGAGAACCCTGAAGAAGATAAAATGGTATCTGTCCTTCCAAATACTGAGTCGAGG GATTCCATCACATTCAAGGATGTGGTTGTGAACTTTTCCAGAGGAGAATGGAGGAAACTGGAGCCTTTTCAAAAGGAGTTATATAAAGAGGTACTACTGGAGAACTTCAGGAACCTAGAATTTCTGG GCTTCCCAGTGTCTAAATTAGATTTGATTTCCCAACTGAAGTGGGTTGAACTACCATGGCTACTGGAACAAGAAGTGTCAGAAGGCTCCAGACCAG aGGATGAATTGAAGGAATCTGTTCGAAATCAAGATGTTCTTATGGAAGAATCGACTTtagataaaataatagaaagatacCTAACGGGTGGTGATTATGGCTTGAAGGGAGAATCCAGAAAACGTTATGGCAGATTAGAGGATCGTAGTCATAAGGAATATTCACAAGTAGCAGTCACACAAAAGAAAAGTCATGGGAGAGGCAGTAAGGGTGAGGAATTTGACCCAGACAAGAGCCCTTTTGGAAGTAATTTCAAACAAAATTCGGACATAATTAAACATTTGAGAGTCTACTTAAGGAAGAAATCTCGGAGATATAATGAAGGCAAGAAACCCTTCAGTTTTCATTCAGACCTTCTGACCCGCAAAGAACATACTGGAGAAAAGCCACGGAAATGTAATGAAGGCAGGAAAGTCTTAAGTCACTCTTCATCTCTTACTGAACATCAAAAACATCAGAAAATTCATTTGGGGGGTAAGTCCCAGAAGTGCAGTAGCTGTGGGGTAGCCTTTACTCAAAACTCATCTCATACTAAGAGAAAAAACTCCTCTACCTGTGAAAAGTGCTGGAAGGATTTGTGTCAAGATGAAACTTTAAATAAAGATGAGGGAAGTGAGACTGGAGAGAGAACCCATAAATGTAGCAAATGCGGAAAAGCCTTCAGCTATAGTGCCTCACTGACCAAACACAGGAGAATTCACACTGGGGAGAAACCGTATATGTGCAATGaatgtggaaaagctttcagtgacAGTTCCTCACTCACACCACATCACAGAACTCATAGTGGAGAGAAACCCTACCAATGTGATGATTGTGGAAAATCTTTCACCCTGAGTGCCCACCTCATTAAACATCAGAGAGTTCATACTGGAGAAAAACCCTATAAGTGTAAAGAATGTGGGAGACCCTTTAGTGACAGTTCATCTCTTATTCAACATCAACgaattcatactggagaaaaACCCTACACATGTAACAATTGTGGAAAGTCCTTCAGTCATAGCTCATCCCTTTCcaaacatcagagaattcatactggagagaaaccctacaAATGTGGTGAGTGTGGAAAAGCCTTTAGACAGAATTCTTGCCTTACCCGACATCAGAGAatccacactggagagaaaccatatTTGTGTAATGATTGTGGGATGACTTTCAGCCATTTTACATCTGTAATTTATCATCAGAGACTTCATTCAGGAGAAAAACCCTACAAATGTAATCAATGTGAGAAAGCCTTCCCTACCCATTCCCTCCTGAGTCgtcatcagagaattcatactggtgTGAAACCTTATAAATGTAAAGAATGTGGGAAATCCTTCAGTCAGAGTTCATCTCTCAATGAACATCATCggattcatactggagagaagcccTATGAATGTAACTATTGTGGAGCGACCTTCAGTCGAAGCTCAATCCTTGTAGAACACCTAAAAATTCATACTGGCAGAAGAGAatatgaatgtaaggaatgtgagAAGACATTTAAAAGTAATTCAGGCCTCATCAGGCATCGAGGATTTCACTCTGGAGAATAA